The genomic DNA CCAACcagttttgggtttcttttagCCAAGTTTTAGTTCGATAATTTGCCAAGATGGGCTGCACTTCCGGTTTCATCAAGTGTTTCCTCAACACTCTTAACTCCCTCAATGCGGTAAGTTCTTCTGGAAATTCTTCTTCGAGATGACTTCACGCTGCTATTAATCCGCATATGTATAaagatatttttgttattttttatttggtgTGAATACAACTTTgcatttgcttgtttttcaAAAATCGGTGCCCGTGCGTGTGTTTTCAGCCAAAAACTTGAACACGGGAATACTTATATAGAATGTGTGTTTCGTTTGccaataaatattccatttttgcatatattcATGAGTTTGGATCACATTCTTTGTGATCAAGTTTGCTGAGATCAATATACAAACACTTTCGTTCTGCATTATCGAAGTCAAAAGTTGTTCCTTAGCAATTttcagcaaagaaaagatctCCCAAAGTTCtcttatttcattttctgaCGCATTTTTCATATAAAATGCAACGAAATCTCATCTGCGCTGCGAGTCattgacatttaattattgtatttACACCAAAAGCTAATcttatttgccttttggggGGTCAGCTTGTGGGCCTAGCGCTGATAGTCATTGCCACGATAATCCTGGGCCAAGCACCTCTCGTCTATATCGTTTACCTCTACGTCTTGGGCGGCCTGATCTTCGTTTCGTCAATTCTGGGCTGCTGCGGCATCTGCCAGGAGAATGTTTGCATGACAGCAACGGTGAGTGGAGCAACCTCTTCCATATTCTCAGTTTTATAACtaattttattacaatttattttagtaTGGATTCATACTGCTGGCACAGCTAATAATTAGTTTGCTGGGCAACTTTGGCTTCAAGTTCAATGAGGATTACATACGGAAGTTTGCCTCCGAGGAGGTGCAGAAGAAGTGGGATCTGGAGCTGGTGGAACCAGGCGCCATGGACCCTTATCAGCGAAcggtttgtgtttgttttttctgtccTATTCTCTCGATGTTAGGACTTCCACTTTGCTTTCCAGTACGATTGCTGTGGGCGTAATGGACCCGATGACTATGTGAGCATCGGTCGGGCCACTCTGCCCGCCACGTGCTACCCCAAGGAGAACCACGAGCTGCCGCACTTCACCACCGGCTGTGCCCAGAGCGCCGGTGACAAGTTCCTGGAGCTCTTCAATTACTCCAGCGACACCAACTGGATCTCCGTGGGCATAACCGTAAGTGTTACTTTGTCATCTGTTGGGTTTCCTCTAATGGTTTTTCATCTATTTCAGGCTTTGATGGTGCTGGGTGCCTTCTATCTCGTTGGACGCTTCCGCAAGCAGCGCAGGCGCTACCACTACTAAGGATTCCCTCGATCCGATCTAATTTCTGCTGTCTGATTATTGTGTTCGAATAAACTTGGCTGGAAACtaacattccattccccctGGTGGCGGGGCTGAGCTAAtctttcgttttgctgctggctggcgtcATTTATTCTCAATCTTCTGACGCAATCATGTTCAATCAATCTCACCGGTGGCGATCGCGCGTAAATTGCTTGGAGGGGAGTCAGCAatagagagagatggagagatggcagtcactcttcactctccctctttccCAACTCCATTCGAGCTAAACATCTGGCAAATGGCGCTACTGAAAGCTTagtgcctctctctccctgctcttctagctctctttgctctttcaCCACAACAACCACCGCCGCTCACCGCTCGCTTGCTTCGGTTGTGTCAAGCAGAACCAGCTCCGGATCATCATCCCCTCCCCACCCGACGCGCTAGACattctgtttgtttggcttccgaatgacagcagcaccagcaagaacaacaaccacaacaacagcgccGCCGTAGTAATGGCAAAAATATAGGAAAGCTCACTGCGTGGCGGCGAAGTTTTGATGCTCTAACTGCGCGACGAAAGAGAACAGAGTGTAATAAGATAATGTGTCCCAAAACACATGATTGTGTATTGGGAGCTTTATTAACCAAATACGTGGATTTGCATACTTATAGAAGCTTTTAAATGTCTCCACTCAGTTTCGACAATCAGAGCGAAAGTTGCTGCTCattattgtaatttaattgattgaaaagCATACAACTACTCTAAACTGTAATACCCTGAGAGAGTATACAAGccacaaaccaaaaactaataaaGTAATTGCACAAACTGAAGCCGAAGCTTTGCTGCCCTAACAAATCGGTTGCTTATGTTACTCAGCTCATCCCAAAGAGATGAAATTTAGTAGAGccgcaaaacaaaagtgaatcTATAGATTGCTGATCTGGTTTGGAATCTGTTAGGCATTATTTTTCTTTCGTCCGCCCTGCATTTATAAAGTTCCAAACTGAGCGACTCTGATAGCGTATGTATAAGAATCATAAGCATTAGAAGCCACCAAAAGCAATAGAAACAACAAAGTTTGgtctttgactttggctttttttccccctttttttgttgggtttgttgtctttgctctttgtgtttgcctactgcccgtgtgtgtgcgctgcgcTCGTGTGTtcactttgtttgctttgctctggCGGCAAAGGCAACACTCGGATTCCGTGGCCAGAGTTTCCAGCGCTCTCTCAGTTCGCTCGCGACCGTTGAAAGTAGTTGTCTAACCGATTCTGTCCGGCTGTTTTTCCATCGGAATCTCAACAACGcttgcccccaaaaaaataacgCAACAAACTGTTGCACGTGTTGCACAGAGTCTCGATTGCATTCTACGAAAAAGCACTTGGAGCGGAAAATAGAAACACATTCAGAATGGGCTGCGCAACGGGCACCATCAAGTACTCTCTGTTCCTGTTCAATGCCTTATGGGCGGTAAGtagagcacaaaaaatatataattccAAGCATATGCTATATAAGTTTTGGCATTAGaaagtttctgtttatttattagaaTATTTTTGGCAGTTTTTGTAAGACAAATTTTGTGTCGAATATTGGAAATCGCTTTGGCGGGCTGGGCAGTTGGACTTCCCATTAGACTTCCACCTGGCCCGCAGATGATATCATCTCGTATGCGTGTCTGCCTAGTTTATGACTACATTTCGCAGTctcatgtgtttgtgtgtgtgtttgcgtctATTGTTAATGGcttgtgctttgcttttgcattccTTGAGCCGTGAGGAAAGCTCTGACCAAAGCAGCCGAGCAGCTCAAATGCGTCATGCATTTCGATTTCGTTAAATGTGGTAATGCTCTCCGCTCCTCTGCTTAGTCTTCAAAAGCTAAAGTGAATTTAATATGGGAACATGGAAACCGGATTAGTTGACAATAGAGATGAGATGTGATGAGCACAGCGCTGACAAATTGCTTAAGATATGCCGGAGCAGACGCAGCCTTCTCAGGGTTACACAGAATTGTAGCACCTAAATGGGGAGGGACTTTCGATTTTGTGTAGATCTGagatcagcagctgcagcagcattgccTTAAGAGTAAGAGAAATATATTGGGAGAAAGAATAATCTAGATTCTcgaatgatttcattttgcttaTGAGTAATAATAGCATCATTATACGGTACACATCATGTACATATGAGCTAAGCTCAGAATCGTTTGATCCGAATGGGTGGGGATTGGAATTTGTAAACTTAAATTGAATACGCCtccaattgaaaatgtaaacCGATATTGCGCGATTATCTGCTTTGAAGCTTCCCCCATTTATATTGgcatattttgtttgtattttttcagATACTCGGCATTTTGGTGCTTATCTTTGGCGGTCTCGGCTGGGGGGCGATGCCAGATCAGTTTGCCATTGGCATTCTTGTTCTGGGTGGAATTATACTCATAATTTCACTCTTCGGTTGCTGTGGCGCCGTTCGTGAATCGCCGCGCATGCTCTGGACGGTATGTTGCATTATTTTGTTATCTGAGagccaaaaatcaaataaatttcgaTTGAATTTCAGTACGTATCActgctggtggtgttgctTGTGCTGATAGCCGCCTTCATTGTTTACAATCCGCGAGATGTGTTCAAGAACTATGCCCTGAAGACGGTCGAGGATTCATGGCAGCTGGAACAAACGAAGCCTGGCAGCATGGATTACATCCAGAAGACAGTGAGTCACAAAATTCCATTCCGCATTGTTTGAAAATCTAACAAAAAAGTCTCTCAATGTTTTTTAGTACTCCTGCTGTGGGCGTAATAGTGCCCAGGATTATTTGGAGATCAGCTACTGGAACGCCAGTGTGcccaacagctgctgcaaggACAACAACTGTGTGAATCCTCTGAATCTGTATGCCATTGGCTGCATCACCAAGGTGGAGGAGGCCTTCGCCGACGAGGCCACCGTGTCGCGCTCCCTCGAGTGGGTTCTGCTCGGTTTCGATGTGAGTTTAGTTCATATTCCTGCAGGAGAAATGCTCACCCACTGTTTTCCGTTATCTTTGCAGGTCGTTATTCTCTCACTCGCCATCATCTTGGCCATACACTACACGAATCGGCGACGACGCTATAACTATTAACACACGTTCCACATTTAGCACCTAATCAGTCAATCTACTTAACATTTACCAGTCTCATTTGTAAGTCACACCGATGTACCTTGCTTAGAAACGCAGCGCACAGCCCTCTGTAGTGTATGTGAATGTGTTCCACTTGCCAAGCAATTGAAGTTGccttaaatatacaaacaattcatacaaacaaatatccaTGTACGCGTGTTTTGTAGCGGAGTGTAATTTGCTTAGCTTAAGCTCTTCTTCATCTGCGGCATCCCACTGGGATTGGaaagctctgctctgcgcttcTCATCAATGACGCGACGCGTACTTAAGACGGAACAAACAGCAGCGGTCAGAAAAATAGGAGTGCATAAGTgtttagaaaaatgtggaattaTGAATGACTTTTAACACAGACCTAATAACTAGGAGATTCCATCTAATGGCTTTTACATTGAAAGATCTCTTGAGAAATTATAAATAGCTCACAATATGTTGACCCCATCTGTACCGTATGTTGACACAAATAAGAGCCgaaaaatgaaaccaaagTCAGACCCAAACATAATTAAGCTCCAAAAgctgcctttgtgtgtgtgtgcgtgcgcgcTATGCGACAGTGGAGTGAGAAGGGAGAAATGCGCAGCTCCAGAcataacaacaataaacagactcgaaaacaaaactgttaagcaaaacagagagaggaaaacaggcagagacagataGGGAGAGCTTAAATACATGATTTGTCATTGACTTATTGACATATTGACGTCATGGTGTCACAAAAATGTAGACAAGATCCAGAGCAGAGGAAGTAGAATGTTTGTGGGTAGCGGCAGAGACGGGGATTTCAGAGCGACAATAACAGTTTAATCAAATTTTGAGCAATCTGTTGATTAAATTTACATCTTCTTTGTCCCCTCAATCTGCCTGATCTGTAAGACCAAGTCACGGcagcaaagtcaaagtcaaagcacTCTGTAAGCGTGAGCATGTGACGTCATTGCTTGGAGCGGTGACCCAAGGTATAAAAAGCAGCAGGTAGTCGGCTCGCACCCTCCACTTACTTGCATGCACACGAAACAGAGACCGTTATAATGCTGGCTCACCCTCTGCTGACTGCGCCATGCGCTGACGCTGACCCTAGTGAGTGCAGTGCATCGCGCGAGCTCTCTCTCACCATCGCTCTCTCAGCTGTGTGGgcgaatgtgtgtgcgtttgcctCGCTCCCGCCACCCGCTCTTACGACTGGCGCCGgaagaaagagcaaaagagaacgACAAAAACTTTTCCCGCTTTCAGTTCGAAAACACACGCAGAACGTGCCACAAGCAAGAGACGAATTTTTCGAGAGCGGAAATCCCGAAAGAACACAGAATTAACGGAAATTTATATCGCTGTAAATTCAAAACgggaaaacaaaccaaaagaaaaacgtgaaagtaaataaacaaatcggCACGAACGATAGGGTAAAAGAGGGAAGCAAGCCAAAAGGTTAGAAGGCGAATTTGTTCAAGTAATTCCAGAAGTCGCTATACCGAAGATCTACAAACATGGGCTGCGCCACGACCAGCGTTAAGATCACCTCCATTATACTGAATGCCATTTTAGGGGTAAGTCATCAACATAGCCTATAAGGAATGCCAATTAGccataacagcagcagcaaagtctATATGATATGTGTccgtatgtacgagtatgtaaatatgtatgtatgagaaCATTTTACATTCGAGCAAGGAAATTAGCATGATGTCATGGGGGACAAGTGAACGAACGCACTTCAAAAGTCCAACAAAAACAGCCTCAAAGTgaattatttttcaaaaattattcCTATAGTATATGGGCCAGTGCTCGTAGTCGTAGTAGCTGTATATTTTCAGTCTCCTTCGGGTGTATTTTTAACCGATTTCTGTCGTGTTTGTGTCAGTCGCGAGCACACCTGAAACGATGGCCTCAAGGTGGCAGTCGCCTGACCGACCGAACACCCTGACTGGCTGCCTCCTCCCTCCCTACTGTCATGGTTGCCATGGCAAACTTGTTTACGGTTTTAGGCCATTTCCCAGACGGACCCAGGCGCAAGGAGCGAGCCTTCAATTGTTCCAATTTCGATTCCCGCAGGATGATGATGTCATACCGATGTACATACGCGCCCTAACGCCGCACTCTGGCCTATAGTTTGACCTATATAAGGGTATCGAATCACTTgagaaacaacaagaacaagggTTGGCCACCacaaagggagagagggagaccaAGGCAGACAGTGAATCAGGGAAACGGTGGGATAGTGGCACGGGGAGACAAGGAAGACAGTGAAACGGGTAGAAAGTGAAACGGGAAGAAGGCAGTGGAACAAAGGGGAAATCTTTATCACAGAAAGACCGAACGACCGTCCAGTCAGCCGAACTTCCCCAAGCGATAAATAATGGACAGTGTCGGGGATGGGGTGcccctgcccttgcccttttgttgctgctgctgttaattGTCACACAAATGAATTGCCAGTGGAaactgcaattgaaattgcatcATTTCGTAATTTATTTCAGCTACTGGCATTGGGTTCCATTGGTTGGATCGCTTACAATGCGGACACCGAGAGCGAGGAATTTGCCATTGCCGCCTATGTGGCCTGCGCGCTCATCCTGCTCTTTGCGATGCTGGGCATCCTGGCGGCTGTACGTGAATCGGTGCCGCTGACAGCAACGGTGAGTGGGAAGAAGAGTAAACTCAGCTGAACTTGTGTTAATTGTGATCATTCCTAGAGCGCCGTTTTCCTGCTGATCCTCGCCATACCGCAAATCGTGAGCACCtgcatgctgctgcatcaGTACGAGGTGCAGAGCGGCCAGGAGACGGTGGATGTGGCCTGGCAGGCCAACAACATGGACGgactgcagcagaagcacgaGTGCTGCGGCAAGAGCAGCGCACAGGACTATGTGCATCTGAATCAGCTGATACCGCCCAGCTGCTATGCCGATCTGCAGCAGACCACGGATCACCTCTATGTGGATGGTTGCATCGAGAAGGTGCAGAGTTTCTACGAGGCCGACAAGAAGCGTTTCATCATTGTCTCCTGGGTGCTGGTGGCCTTTGAGGTGGGTCTTAGATAACTCTTCAAAGAGTTGCTCTAACTCTAaccctctttctcttttcctttgcagctgctctgctttgccttGGCCGTCTTTTTGGCCATCAGCTTTCGAAACAAGCAGCGCCGCTTGCAGTTCTAAGCTGGCCCAGAGTCGGCCTGGCCTGTTGCCGCACAGTACAAATGGTCACTCAAGTATTTCCCGCCACAAACTCATTCATTATTTGCGCGTAccttaaaaactaaaaactgaaaactgaaaacattTTCCTCTAATTAAGTACAatccatatactcgtatttagtCCAATTATATCCACAGTAATTATCGCTAATAAAAATATGTGTCTGTTGTGTAAACTTTCTCAGCGCTTGActtgatgtttgtttgtttatttttgttggttgatgGAAATATTAAGCATACGACGCGAGAGCTTTTGGCAACTTGTTGCCTGAGAGACGTGCTCAAGGTCGAATGTTTTTGCATAATAATTCAGTGAGTGCAAGTGGCCATAAATCCTACAAAGATGTCCTGACGGTGGCAGAGCTTTTTGCCCCCCTTGCTTAGGTGCGTAGCGCGGGCCAAAAAGCTTTCGTGACATCATACCACTCGGCCACATAGAGGCACCCCCACGACATTCACTAACATTAATAGCAGCAGCCATTGGGTTGGCATTTCGTTGTGGTGGATTCCACAGCGAGTGGCCCTCGGGGTGCCGCCATAATGTTCAGTCGAACGTCAACAGTCTGTAGGGAAAGGGCTTCTGCGTTCCGCTGGTCATCGCCTTTGCCTTCGAGTTAACTGCGCAGCGGataaagaaaagcaacagcaaaaggaaagcccAGGCAGGCGATAAGTAATTGGTGCGTTTTTTATTGATTGGCAAGCATGGCCTGTCGCGTGTCCTTCCTGAAAACTCTACTCATCATACTCAATGTGCTGCTGTCGGTGCGTATGCTAAATGTCAGCCGAGTCCCTCTTATAATGCAGTTCCTTTGTGCTCCTTCTTTGACAGCTCATTGGAGTGACGCTGATTGCGCTGTCCGTGTACGAGCTGAACAGCTCCACGCCCGGCACCTTCGAGCACATTGCCATCGTCATACAGATCTTTGTGGGCTCCTTTGTCATACTGACCTCGTTTCTGGGCTGCTTTGCCACGGCTCGCGTGTCCctgggtctggtctggacGGTGAGTAAAGGGCACGAAATGTGAGACTCACTTTAACCTTTCTCCTTTCCCCCCCAGTATGTCATCTGCCTGTTGATCCTGCTCTGCCTGCAAATCTACATCATTGCGGCTGCTCACTCCACGAACTATGTGGAGCGTTCGCGCAGCGAGTTCTTGGCGCTCTGGTCCGATCCCAAAGGCAATGCCGAGCGGCTGTCGCTCATTGAGCAGAAGGTGAGGCGGCGGGGATGCAGTCACGcatgaaattatttaaatttaaattgtgtttTCGCAGTACTCGTGCTGTGGCCAGCTTGGTGCCCATGACTACATATTGCTCGGCAGAGGCATACCCACGAATTGCTACCAGGACTTTGACCGGCAGCAGGATAATCTCTTCACCGAGGGCTGCCTGGCGGCTGTCCAGGTGCACGCCAACGATAATGTGGCCATTGGGCTGGTCATTAAGTGGCTGCTCTTGGTCGTGGAGGTGAGTCCGAGTCCAAGAGCCAAGGGCGTGCCGGAAATAGATTAaattttccaatcaaattcaaattcgaattTTGTTTCCCCCCACAGTTTGCCGctttggcagctgccacacatttgGGCATCACGGTGCGCAACAAATTGCGGCGCGAGAGATTCTAACAGGTCGCCACGGAGTCCATAACAAACACCCATTCTGTAGGCCCACTTGCTAGAAAATTGTAGAATAAAttataagaaaaaaacagcaacaaatatttgatacatttttgtattttctttttttgccgaGTGTATAAGTAGATCTCTGAgtatgggtgtgtgtctgcccATAAAGAcgcatattaaaaatataaatcccGAGTAACGACTCCCGACTGCcgcacaaaatacaaaaatacgaggcgaggcgaggcgaggagACATAGACGCTgcccggacccggacccggacaCGGACGCGGACGCGGCACTCAACGgatttgtaaacattttgttcgcctgccgctgcctgctgcttagTGATCGTTTTTCTCTAGaggtttttggctttatttttgcatgaGTTCTCATCGCGGCATTAACAGTTTGGGTCACAAGCGGCGCGCGTCGTGTGCTGGAGTGCTGcgagaaatataaataattattatatgtTTTATAAGCAATAGCGCAGTGTCATAATGCCCACAATACGCGTGTGCCTGCAATGGACTGCGGTGGTTTTCAATACAATCACTTTGGTAAGAGCTCCACGGCGTATGTGTAATTTATGTGCTCAGCAATTGGcgtgcacaaataaataaaagagcaTAAATTAAGTGCCTAAGCAGCAAGTAGCTTTGCCATAAATCATTTAGTTCATTGAGCAAAAATTTCAAACGTCGAAGTCGCCTCTGTCTCGGCGTTCGTGCCGCTCCTTGACTCACacggcgtatgagtaatgttCATCTCTCATTaacattttcttgcatttcTGTGGCATGTTTGTAATTCTGTTCGTGTCATTTTCGTGTACGTGTAGCTGGCCAATTTGGCAGCCAACAAAATCCCACTCCATGCCACAcagaatt from Drosophila subobscura isolate 14011-0131.10 chromosome E, UCBerk_Dsub_1.0, whole genome shotgun sequence includes the following:
- the LOC117892327 gene encoding 23 kDa integral membrane protein, translated to MGCTSGFIKCFLNTLNSLNALVGLALIVIATIILGQAPLVYIVYLYVLGGLIFVSSILGCCGICQENVCMTATYGFILLAQLIISLLGNFGFKFNEDYIRKFASEEVQKKWDLELVEPGAMDPYQRTYDCCGRNGPDDYVSIGRATLPATCYPKENHELPHFTTGCAQSAGDKFLELFNYSSDTNWISVGITALMVLGAFYLVGRFRKQRRRYHY
- the LOC117892328 gene encoding protein late bloomer; this encodes MGCATTSVKITSIILNAILGLLALGSIGWIAYNADTESEEFAIAAYVACALILLFAMLGILAAVRESVPLTATSAVFLLILAIPQIVSTCMLLHQYEVQSGQETVDVAWQANNMDGLQQKHECCGKSSAQDYVHLNQLIPPSCYADLQQTTDHLYVDGCIEKVQSFYEADKKRFIIVSWVLVAFELLCFALAVFLAISFRNKQRRLQF
- the LOC117892326 gene encoding protein late bloomer, whose protein sequence is MGCATGTIKYSLFLFNALWAILGILVLIFGGLGWGAMPDQFAIGILVLGGIILIISLFGCCGAVRESPRMLWTYVSLLVVLLVLIAAFIVYNPRDVFKNYALKTVEDSWQLEQTKPGSMDYIQKTYSCCGRNSAQDYLEISYWNASVPNSCCKDNNCVNPLNLYAIGCITKVEEAFADEATVSRSLEWVLLGFDVVILSLAIILAIHYTNRRRRYNY
- the LOC117892325 gene encoding protein late bloomer, whose amino-acid sequence is MACRVSFLKTLLIILNVLLSLIGVTLIALSVYELNSSTPGTFEHIAIVIQIFVGSFVILTSFLGCFATARVSLGLVWTYVICLLILLCLQIYIIAAAHSTNYVERSRSEFLALWSDPKGNAERLSLIEQKYSCCGQLGAHDYILLGRGIPTNCYQDFDRQQDNLFTEGCLAAVQVHANDNVAIGLVIKWLLLVVEFAALAAATHLGITVRNKLRRERF